A window from Athalia rosae chromosome 5, iyAthRosa1.1, whole genome shotgun sequence encodes these proteins:
- the LOC105691284 gene encoding NEDD4 family-interacting protein 1-like isoform X2, with protein sequence MDNNIRYNMQSQANNDSSTISCAPSEIPTLTVALPAIQVHPNNNIITRANVVSIGQAAPSTPVMMSVDEIPPPKPDFSAPPPYEVATKLPSYEEVQREKTLQGETTPHPRPQLVEFLQPGIRPPQQPLAFLALDTEAAEGDTESGLLGTDFMFFTAFMVAFLFNWIGFLLMTCFCHTIASRYGALSGFGLSLAKWTLIVKHSTDLASRENSWLWWLIMAFGVLICMRAIIQYLNIKRGWRLLSGSAQERLLFFY encoded by the exons ATGGATAACAACATTCGATACAATATG CAATCACAGGCAAACAACGATTCCTCCACAATATCATGCGCCCCCAGCGAAATACCCACGCTTACTGTAGCTCTGCCAGCGATCCAAGTACATCCCAATAACAACATTATTACTCGGGCTAACGTAGTCTCCATAGGTCAAGCTGCGCCTTCCACTCCTGTCATG ATGAGTGTAGATGAAATACCACCACCAAAGCCAGACTTCTCTGCACCACCACCATACGAAGTAGCAACTAAGCTACCTAGTTATGAAGAAGTACAGCGAGAAAAGACTTTGCAGGGAGAGACTACGCCTCATCCTCGTCCACAATTAGTG GAATTCTTACAGCCGGGTATAAGACCACCGCAACAACCACTGGCCTTTCTTGCTTTAGACACAGAAGCTGCAGAGGGTGACACCGAAAGTGGTTTGCTAGGCACAGACTTCATGTTTTTCACAGCTTTTATGG TTGCATTCCTGTTTAACTGGATTGGATTCCTATTGATGACGTGTTTCTGTCACACAATTGCCTCTCGATACGGAGCATTATCTGGATTTGGCTTGTCATTGGCCAAGTGGACGCTCATTGTTAAACATTCCACTGACTTAGCATCGCGTGAAAACTCATGGTTATGGTGGCTGATCATGGCATTTG GAGTCTTGATCTGCATGCGTGCCATTATTCAGTATCTAAATATTAAACGAGGATGGAGGCTGTTGTCCGGCAGCGCTCAAGAGCGcttactctttttttattga
- the LOC105691244 gene encoding growth arrest and DNA damage-inducible proteins-interacting protein 1 → MNVLVSCIGKPACTLPRVLSTRCIAFTAKRKDDKNSLDINSLEDAPVLLETDSGLSEEQIKQQRNKSRLRNAHRNVLHNLPPSYNESHRFQDTVRYKRRMFGRYGIDASDVTIGIAWPTKNEVEEMKEYESICYPESIHQIWNKIEQKNIENAEDMRAREANIVKNMLKMDAWTAELNAKVAKKEAEARAARERKERLIEEVRRTLGFLVSPKDERFKLMLAQKDKAEAKLKKAAKKEARQQKLMAMITAAADKKTETNTTDSPDTKNNNEPVQ, encoded by the exons atgaatgtaCTTGTTTCTTGCATTGGTAAGCCAGCTTGCACGTTGCCAAGAGTTTTGTCTACAAGATGCATAGCATTTACTGCAAAGAGAAAAGATGATAAAAACAGTCTTGACATTAATTCGCTAGAAGATGCTCCAGTCCTATTGGAAACTGATTCGGGGTTGAGCGAGGAACAAATTAAACAGCAAAGAAACAAATCTAGACTAAGAAATGCACATAGAAATGTTCTTCATAATTTGCCACCTTCTTATAACGAATCACATCGATTCCAAGACACAGTAAGATATAAGCGAAGAATGTTTGGCCGATATGGTATAGATGCTAGTGACGTTACTATTGGAATTGCCTGGCCAACAAAGAATGAAgttgaagaaatgaaagaatacgAGTCCATTTGTTATCCAGAATCTATCCATCAGATATGGAATAAGATTGAGcagaaaaacattgaaaatgcAGAGGATATGCGAGCCAG AGAAGCAAATATAGTAAAGAATATGTTGAAAATGGATGCCTGGACTGCAGAATTGAATGCAAAAGTGGCTAAAAAGGAAGCAGAAGCCAGAGCTGCCAGAGAACGCAAGGAACGTTTGATAGAAGAAGTGAGACGCACCTTAGGTTTCTTGGTTAGTCCAAAAGACGAAAGGTTCAAATTAATGTTGGCTCAGAAAGATAAAGCTGAAGCTAAATTGAAGAAAGCTGCCAAAAAAGAGGCAAGACAACAAAAACTCATGGCTATGATTACAGCTGCAGCtgataaaaaaactgaaacaaatACAACCGATAGCCCAGataccaaaaataataatgagcCAGTACAATGA
- the LOC105691220 gene encoding probable serine/threonine-protein kinase ndrD, producing the protein MIGPSSGTSGGMPNREATESSGVRAKRKVFDDLDIDNFCDDSCQNGKKRYHPMESQESNVINGSSSTISTQKPIGSMTYVQDSEFSPMSSEGISSSGSMARLEVLVVDGNWEESNLGTNLTSLTNNHHPNVLNSSILTDMQSLQDDYGHIPYWETVHVSHNSSNLVNNNNNNNNNDNAPEIFMAPNMQPVEDQENGNLSWLLDFKLDSLIEAPEDRCSPFGSKGNQNGTTNVSHRFTTGNGMSNQSASSTASSASTYMHEIRRPYTHGGISTSGSGGLPVHVQNGINSSTLSSSNNYVVNESKSFGAGRYVGPKKPPFTYTELIEHALQERGELTVSAIYQWISEHFPYYKSNDDRWKNSVRHNLSINPHFRKGSKAPHGAGHLWAIANRGETRPRQVTPIGGGTFTRQLAKNGQETSFRKNNGNNLRSQLISQVVTMDEIAAATASIQQHDDNEIINSVTLEHCAEQILSGIKREVEVQYLVPMVIPNNGNHNFNHQNHQNGQTEQHCHLKETDFLNPVSKEVVAEECGLLGEGYLVTDLNPTTLGLNMVEPESILPDNLFSEELSFQFYELTSPSQLQSA; encoded by the exons ATGATCGGACCATCGTCGGGAACAAGCGGCGGAATGCCGAATCGGGAAGCAACTGAATCTTCCGGTGTGAGAGCAAAGCGGAAGGTCTTCGATGATTTGGATATAGATAATTTCTGCGATGATAGTTGCCAAAATGGTAAAAAACGATATCATCCAATGGAATCACAGGAGTCTAACGTGATAAACGGTTCATCGTCAACGATTTCAACTCAAAAGCCCATCGGGTCAATGACATATGTACAGGATTCAGAATTTTCGCCGATGTCGTCAGAAGGGATTTCTAGTTCGGGTTCTATGGCTAGACTTGAAGTTTTAGTGGTCGATGGAAATTGGGAAGAATCAAATCTCGGGACGAATTTGACGAGCTTGACGAACAACCATCATCCAAACGTTTTAAATTCATCGATTCTAACCGATATGCAATCTCTGCAGGATGATTACGGGCATATTCCATACTGGGAAACGGTTCACGTCTCTCACAATTCCTCAAATTTGgtgaacaataataacaataataacaacaacgataacgcACCGGAAATATTTATGGCACCAAATATGCAGCCTGTGGAGGACCAGGAGAACGGAAATTTGTCTTGGCTTTTGGACTTTAAACTTGATTCTCTAATCGAGGCACCTGAAGATAGATGTTCGCCGTTTGGTTCGAAAGGAAATCAAAATG GTACAACGAATGTCAGCCACAGATTCACAACCGGTAACGGAATGAGCAATCAGTCAGCGTCTTCGACAGCATCGTCCGCTTCCACCTACATGCACGAGATCAGGAGACCTTATACTCACGGTGGAATTTCTACCTCTGGATCCGGAGGTCTACCTGTACATGTACAGAACGGTATAAATTCTTCAACTTTATCATCGAGCAACAACTACGTGGTAAACGAGTCGAAAAGTTTTGGTGCTGGCCGCTACGTTGGTCCGAaaaagccaccctttacctaTACCGAACTGATAGAGCACGCACTTCAGGAAAGGGGTGAACTGACCGTCTCAGCAATCTACCAATGGATTTC GGAACATTTTCCTTACTACAAAAGCAACGATGACCGTTGGAAGAATTCGGTGCGACATAATTTGTCAATAAATCCTCATTTTCGTAAGGGATCTAAGGCACCGCATGGAGCAGGTCACCTGTGGGCAATTGCCAATCGAGGAGAAACGAGACCTAGACAGGTAACGCCGATCGGAGGGGGAACCTTCACACGGCAACTTGCTAAAAATGGTCAAGAAActagttttcgaaaaaacaacGGAAACAATTTgcg GTCTCAGCTTATCAGCCAGGTTGTCACGATGGATGAAATTGCGGCGGCGACAGCGAGCATTCAGCAACACGATgacaatgaaataataaattcggtTACACTTGAGCATTGTGCAGAACAGATTCTGagtggaataaaaagagaagttGAAGTGCAATACTTGGTACCCATGGTAATACCAAATAACGGAAATCACAATTTTAATCATCAAAATCATCAAAATGGTCAAACTGAGCAGCATTGTCACCTTAAGGAAACAG ACTTTCTGAATCCTGTTTCGAAAGAGGTTGTAGCCGAAGAATGCGGACTTCTTGGAGAGGGTTACCTAGTCACAGATCTGAACCCAACCACCCTAGGTCTGAATATGGTAGAACCGGAGTCGATTTTGCCAGATAATCTTTTTAGTGAAGAATTAAGCTTCCAGTTTTACGAATTGACTTCACCGTCACAGCTACAGTCAGCCTGA
- the LOC105691283 gene encoding eukaryotic translation initiation factor 2D, producing the protein MFIKSFKVKSNSPLKGSERKKLYAEIAAAFPTLTDEQIQNLLPRRDSISSLKIMTHSGEIGKLFCASEVPMFFQLDSGIYPTIFTLWHHPDLLYNFTTHDGVIQKLASGANLMLPGVVLDGPSSLHAYGKLNKGTPVSINTVDNKAPVAVGVAAHSSYDMYMAAGRGKCVDILHTLGDSLCQLGKPPLRPHLGAAFIEHRGQEDEVQKEAGNTLEHGIEELDIRGEIDTKAVVDRLMQDTVETSEKEEEPKGDIVGVAEINPIEEMDKLLEYCFLKACKTTIKKGDLPMLSSNFSKNHLLAVCPAHQSIDIKKSSYKKLSVFLASMKAKGVINTSTMKGVETILSVKIDHPLLQELVITEQPATVEPVISNVPVVAECYRVTADVLPLLAVFGYEKGDILTRMEVRKCFTDYVKKESLQDGKMLTLNPQLAGILRTKENQVTLGWEDALNKFIGRMTHTHQVTVAGTRLVRSGKLEPIDITIATRSGNKKVTLVNNLETFGIKLQEFSKECQGIGASATITDVPGKKTPSVLVQGNQVLYVYKLLTEKYQINKKYLRGLEFAPKQRK; encoded by the exons ATGTTCATCAAATCAttcaaagtaaaaagtaaCAGCCCACTAAAGGGCTCCGAAAG aaaGAAATTATACGCTGAAATAGCAGCTGCATTTCCTACCTTAACAGATGAGCAAATCCAGAATTTATTGCCAAGGAGAGACTCTATCAGTTCTCTAAAGATAATGACTCACAGTGGGGAAATTGGCAAGTTGTTCTGTGCTTCAGAAGTACCAATGTTCTTTCAACTGGACTCAGGAATTTATCCCACTATTTTTACTCTCTGGCATCATCCTGATTTGCTTTATAACTTTACAACTCATGATGGCGTTATACAGAAACTTGCAAGTGGCGCAAATCTTATGCTCCCTGGCGTTGTGCTAGATGGACCATCCTCTCTCCATGCCTATGGAAAACTGAATAAAGGAACTCCTGTTTCTATAAACACTGTTGACAACAAG GCACCTGTGGCTGTAGGAGTTGCCGCTCATTCGAGTTATGATATGTACATGGCTGCTGGGCGTGGAAAATGTGTAGACATATTACATACTCTAGGTGATTCTCTTTGTCAACTTGGCAAGCCTCCACTTAGACCACACCTTGGAGCTGCATTTATTGAACATCGAGGACAGGAGGATGAAGTGCAAAAAGAAGCAGGCAATACTTTGGAACATGGGATCGAGGAACTAGATATTCGAGGTGAAATTGATACCAAAGCGGTAGTAGACCGCCTTATG CAAGATACTGTAGAAACCTctgaaaaggaagaggagcCTAAGGGAGACATAGTCGGAGTAGCAGAAATTAATCCCATTGAGGAGATGGATAAACTGTTGGAGTACTGTTTCCTAAAGGCTTGCAAAACTACTATCAAAAAAGGCGACCTTCCTATGCTGTCCTCAAATTTCTCCAAGAACCATTTACTCGCTGTTTGTCCAGCCCATCAAAGTATAGACATTAAAAAATCCAGTTACAAAAAATTGTCGGTATTCTTAGCCAGTATGAAAGCCAAAGGAGTTATCAATACCTCGACGATGAAGGGTGTAGAAACTATACTCTCTGTTAAA ATTGATCATCCACTGCTACAAGAACTAGTGATAACAGAGCAACCAGCCACTGTTGAACCAGTTATATCTAACGTACCTGTTGTTGCTGAGTGCTATCGAGTTACAGCAGACGTTTTACCTCTCTTGGCTGTATTTGGATATGA aAAAGGTGATATTCTGACCAGGATGGAAGTCCGAAAATGCTTCACGGATTATGTCAAAAAAGAAAGTTTGCAAGATGGAAA GATGCTTACTCTGAACCCTCAACTTGCTGGCATCTTGCGGACGAAAGAGAATCAGGTAACTTTAGGTTGGGAAGATGCGCTGAACAAATTCATTGGGCGGATGACCCACACACACCAAGTAACCGTTGCTGGCACAAGGCTGGTTAGGAGTGGCAAATTGGAACCCATAGATATAACCATCGCCACTCGttcaggaaataaaaaa GTGACGCTGGTAAATAACCTAGAGACGTTCGGCATAAAACTCCAGGAATTTAGCAAAGAATGTCAAGGAATCGGAGCAAGCGCAACTATAACTGATGTACCTGGAAAGAAAACTCCTAGCGTACTAGTTCAGGGTAACCAAGTACTTTACGTATATAAACTACTCACCG AAAAATACCAAATCAATAAGAAATACTTGAGGGGTTTAGAATTCGCTCCAAAACAGCGAAAATAA
- the LOC105691284 gene encoding NEDD4 family-interacting protein 1 isoform X3 yields the protein MDNNIRYNMQSQANNDSSTISCAPSEIPTLTVALPAIQVHPNNNIITRANVVSIGQAAPSTPVMTLQMSVDEIPPPKPDFSAPPPYEVATKLPSYEEVQREKTLQGETTPHPRPQLVPGIRPPQQPLAFLALDTEAAEGDTESGLLGTDFMFFTAFMVAFLFNWIGFLLMTCFCHTIASRYGALSGFGLSLAKWTLIVKHSTDLASRENSWLWWLIMAFGVLICMRAIIQYLNIKRGWRLLSGSAQERLLFFY from the exons ATGGATAACAACATTCGATACAATATG CAATCACAGGCAAACAACGATTCCTCCACAATATCATGCGCCCCCAGCGAAATACCCACGCTTACTGTAGCTCTGCCAGCGATCCAAGTACATCCCAATAACAACATTATTACTCGGGCTAACGTAGTCTCCATAGGTCAAGCTGCGCCTTCCACTCCTGTCATG ACCTTACAGATGAGTGTAGATGAAATACCACCACCAAAGCCAGACTTCTCTGCACCACCACCATACGAAGTAGCAACTAAGCTACCTAGTTATGAAGAAGTACAGCGAGAAAAGACTTTGCAGGGAGAGACTACGCCTCATCCTCGTCCACAATTAGTG CCGGGTATAAGACCACCGCAACAACCACTGGCCTTTCTTGCTTTAGACACAGAAGCTGCAGAGGGTGACACCGAAAGTGGTTTGCTAGGCACAGACTTCATGTTTTTCACAGCTTTTATGG TTGCATTCCTGTTTAACTGGATTGGATTCCTATTGATGACGTGTTTCTGTCACACAATTGCCTCTCGATACGGAGCATTATCTGGATTTGGCTTGTCATTGGCCAAGTGGACGCTCATTGTTAAACATTCCACTGACTTAGCATCGCGTGAAAACTCATGGTTATGGTGGCTGATCATGGCATTTG GAGTCTTGATCTGCATGCGTGCCATTATTCAGTATCTAAATATTAAACGAGGATGGAGGCTGTTGTCCGGCAGCGCTCAAGAGCGcttactctttttttattga
- the LOC105691285 gene encoding probable prefoldin subunit 4 encodes MAGGQNTQAGFQPDSDVHITYEDQQKINKFARHNAKLEDYRDELKSMQNDIKNLEDACDELALLLDDDVKIPYLIGEVFVDQDLEKTQKSLQEATEKKWAEIAALEKKSSELKGVMSDLKAQLYAKFGTHINLEAEDEPVSCKCDDYE; translated from the exons atggcaGGTGGACAAAATACACAAGCGGGTTTCCAACCG GATTCTGACGTGCACATCACGTACGAAGATCAGCAAAAGATCAACAAATTTGCGAGGCACAATGCTAAACTGGAAGACTACAGGGACGAATTGAAATCTATGCAG AATGATATAAAGAATCTGGAAGATGCCTGTGACGAACTTGCCCTGCTGCTGGATGATGACGTGAAAATACCTTACCTCATTGGGGAAGTCTTTGTTGATCAGGATCTTGAAAAAACTCAG AAATCACTGCAAGAGGCTACAGAGAAGAAATGGGCAGAGATTGCTGCACTTGAAAAGAAATCTTCAGAGCTCAAAGGTGTAATGAGTGATTTAAAGGCACAGCTATATGCCAAGTTTGGCACCCACATCAACCTGGAAGCTGAAGATGAACCTGTAAGTTGCAAATGTGACGACTATGAGTAA
- the LOC105691284 gene encoding NEDD4 family-interacting protein 1-like isoform X1, with the protein MDNNIRYNMQSQANNDSSTISCAPSEIPTLTVALPAIQVHPNNNIITRANVVSIGQAAPSTPVMTLQMSVDEIPPPKPDFSAPPPYEVATKLPSYEEVQREKTLQGETTPHPRPQLVEFLQPGIRPPQQPLAFLALDTEAAEGDTESGLLGTDFMFFTAFMVAFLFNWIGFLLMTCFCHTIASRYGALSGFGLSLAKWTLIVKHSTDLASRENSWLWWLIMAFGVLICMRAIIQYLNIKRGWRLLSGSAQERLLFFY; encoded by the exons ATGGATAACAACATTCGATACAATATG CAATCACAGGCAAACAACGATTCCTCCACAATATCATGCGCCCCCAGCGAAATACCCACGCTTACTGTAGCTCTGCCAGCGATCCAAGTACATCCCAATAACAACATTATTACTCGGGCTAACGTAGTCTCCATAGGTCAAGCTGCGCCTTCCACTCCTGTCATG ACCTTACAGATGAGTGTAGATGAAATACCACCACCAAAGCCAGACTTCTCTGCACCACCACCATACGAAGTAGCAACTAAGCTACCTAGTTATGAAGAAGTACAGCGAGAAAAGACTTTGCAGGGAGAGACTACGCCTCATCCTCGTCCACAATTAGTG GAATTCTTACAGCCGGGTATAAGACCACCGCAACAACCACTGGCCTTTCTTGCTTTAGACACAGAAGCTGCAGAGGGTGACACCGAAAGTGGTTTGCTAGGCACAGACTTCATGTTTTTCACAGCTTTTATGG TTGCATTCCTGTTTAACTGGATTGGATTCCTATTGATGACGTGTTTCTGTCACACAATTGCCTCTCGATACGGAGCATTATCTGGATTTGGCTTGTCATTGGCCAAGTGGACGCTCATTGTTAAACATTCCACTGACTTAGCATCGCGTGAAAACTCATGGTTATGGTGGCTGATCATGGCATTTG GAGTCTTGATCTGCATGCGTGCCATTATTCAGTATCTAAATATTAAACGAGGATGGAGGCTGTTGTCCGGCAGCGCTCAAGAGCGcttactctttttttattga